The nucleotide sequence aaatttttattatatttacttcgatttgtacttcagggagcacgaagcacagaaacaaatatcgctgtgatgattgtgtgctcttgtatcaattgtttggtgacaataaagtaaagtaaagccactgctgctctgccgtccttcctgctagtgtccctttccagtcaaccttggccagttcctctctcatgccactgtgatttcccttactccactaaaatactgacacattggatttcagtttctctttctcaaagttcacagtgaactcaatcatgttatgatcactgcctcctaagggttccttcacctcagtctctctaatcacctctgggtcattgtgctgtctttacgacagttatttagtttataatattttcgcttagtaattcattcaatagtattttctagttagaattagaagtgtttaaagtatattcattgcatgtaaaatatatcggcatgcgatgacgtcacatccggtttcgccgcgtcttgtgggaaaacatcggtttgaaattagcgcgagggtgggggctttccacgaggctcacctgagcacaagcagttttgcaggcatgagaaatcacagtgagagcaacgctgtaagttaatagataatcgatatattgaactaagatgttaatgctgatcctgttagaggtaacgacggtagataatgtttatgctttcgttagttaaagagtcgcggatagtttgcatggaagtgtatttaaagtagtcaatggagcaggtaaactctccctgtatactgcaccttagtgtaatgtagttatagtcacctttgcaagtatttacacttgaaatgtgatattaaggaaggaacaaatactgtatcaatcttgtattgttttatcaacagttttcaccatatgttaatgtgaagagtgaacagtaaatggttaatcttactgcgatctggttcttattaactgtggtttatccggacgttaaattcggcgtttcgttacacccgaaggagaacgttacagtgaaaaagcggcattatcaggtgtttcaagtgctgcaatgtcagctcaatccagcatcaagtcgacgccgcccagcgacaggggcagtaaaccgacatcaagtaagcccacccgggcgttatcaggtgttccaagtgctgcaatgtcagctcgatccgggatcaagtcgatggcgcccagcgacaagggcagtagaacgacatcaagtaagtccgcacaggcaagagccaaggcagaagccgccaaggtgcgactgcattacgccaaacaagaagcagttttgaaaatgaaactggccaccagagaagccgaaaaggctgccagagaagccgaaagggccgccagaaaggcagaagccgccaaggtgctactgcgttacgccagacaagaagcagttttgaaaatgaaactggccacaaaagaagccgaaatccagaaagaaagggccgccagagaagccgaaagggccgccagacaaagagaagaggctgccagagaagccgaaatccagaaagaaagggccgccagacaaagagaagaggctgccagagaagccgaagaggctgccagagaagccgaaatccagaaagaaagggccgccagacaaagagaagaggccgccagagaagccgaaacccagttggaaatggcaaaaatatcgacagagttgcaagtgctgcagcgagaaagagaaggagaagctgccatggcggaagcagagtacatagaagaagctgaagggtcgcgtgatctgaccgcagtaagatctactttagaaaggaccagactggaacgcacaagcgactatgtacaatctcaaatagacaggcaggctcgtctcccctctccatacgtattcgataacttccccagctacgaggaacctcagagagtcacgattgcatcacatccatacgaggaaggaaatttaccctcacggctccgtgatgaagtcaagaatgaaagaaccgacaacgctccttcacccccacaacaggacggcggggagggagaggttcactccaggacaacaattgtcggctcgaactgtacagaagtttgcggtcaaactcagtcaagccgttcttgttccgagatctgcctcactgaggtgtaccctaaagaagcacaacaagacattaccaagcgtaaagtaaccgacgagacgctaggtcagtcagttttcgttcaaaccgaggacggaaacaaacttgcacaatcagctcaagataccatttctttaaaacccaaagacaccaaggtcgtcagagatgaagcaaataatggggttgtcccattgcctatcagagaaccacgccagcgctcaccagataacaaagagcaggcagtcaaacggttcacgtccttacggaaaacccggaaaaggaaacctgagatgcagcaacacacccgattggcccacgaggtactgtgcaccctaatggcagaggtcacagccattataaacgcacaatcattcctacctgtgtcttctgacccagaaaacccctttatactttcgccatcaacgctccttacgcagaaggcaggagcacctcctccaccaggagacttctcagacaagaatTTGTACACaaggcaatggagacaagtccaggctctggcaaatcagttctggcctcgctggagacaaaaatatctacctttgttgcaacagagacaaaagtggacagaaccccgaaggaatcttcaagttgaagacttagtcctgctcagggacaagcaagccacccgcaacagctggccaacggccagaatcactgctacattccctagcggggatggacatgtcaggaagatcgaattgaagactaccgaccaaggcgatgtgaaaatttaccaaaggccagttacagaagttattctacttctacccaatgactgattaagagactaagttttgtactctgctcattgtgaccttacgaaggtcaagcggggagtgtgctgtctttacgacagttatttagtttataatattttcgcttagtaattcattcaatagtattttctagttagaattagaagtgtttaaagtatattcattgcatgtaaaatatatcggcatgcgatgacgtcacatccggtttcgccgcgtcttgtgggaaaacaccggtttgaaattagcgcgagggtgggggctttccacgaggctcacctgagcacaagcagttttgcaggcatgagaaatcacagtgagagcaacgctgtaagttaatagataatcgatatattgaactaagatgttaatgctgatcctgttagaggtaacgacggtagataatgtttatgctttcgttagttaaagagtcgcggatagtttgcatggaagtgtatttaaagtagtcaatggagcaggtaaactctccctgtatactgcaccttagtgtaatgtagttatagtcacctttgcaagtatttacacttgaaatgtgatattaaggaaggaacaaatactgtatcaatcttgtattgttttatcaacagttttcaccatatgttaatgtgaagagtgaacagtaaatggttaatcttactgcgatctggttcttattaactgtggtttatccggacgttaaattcggcgtttcgttacacccgaaggagaacgttacagtcattacacaatacccaatcctgtacaactgatccccttgtgggttcaacaacaagctgttctaagaagccATCTCGCAGACTTTCTTCAAATTctctctcctgagatccagtgctgacctgattttccaaatctactcgcatgttaaaatcccccacaattatcataacactgcccttctggcaagacttttctatttcctgttgtaatttgtagtccacatcactgcagctgtttggaggcctgtagataactgccattatggtccttttacccctgcgatttccaagctcaacccataaagattctgcaccttccaatcctatgtcacctctttctaatgatttaatatgatttcttaccattaaagccacaccaccccctctacctacctgcctatccttctgatacaccgtgtatccttggacgttctgCTCCCAGAGAcgtgcatcctttagccacatctcagtgatggccacaatatcatacctgccaatctgtgctgtatgacaaaatcatccaccttattccttatgctgcgtgtatttaagtataacaccttaagttcagtatttggtactttttgttttgattgcactgcagctcatcccaatggctgcaaatttgccgcATCACctacctgtccttcctgacatctttatttctcactatcttagatttatttctgttttccccctcttctgctctagtttaaaccctccctaacagccctACTAAACCTTCCCAcctggatattggtccccttcaggttcaggtgtaacccgtcctttttgaacaggtcatacttcccccagaagagatcccaatgatccaagaatctgaagccctgccccctgcactagTCTCTTAGCTatgcattcatctgcctgatcctACTACTCTggccctcactagcatgtggcacaggtagcaatcctgacgttactaccctggaggtcctgtttctcagctttgtTCCTAACTCCCAGaaatcactcttcaggacctcctcccttttcctatctatgtcattggtaccaacatgtaccaagacagctggctgctcgttctctccctttagaatactctgGACCTGATTCGAGACATCCCATACCCttgcacctgggaagcaacaccATGCCGGTATCTCTATCAggttcacagaatctcctgtctgttcccctgactacaGAATCCCCTATGAATACCGCATTCctctccttcctccttccctcctgcacaacagctccaggctcagtgccagagacccgttCACTGTGGCCGTTGCCTGTCAGGTCAtctccctcaacagcatccaaaactaTCTACTTGTTGCTTATAATTAATTTCCTTTCCTCAGAGTCATCTAAGCAATGTATTACTCACTGATGAGTAGTTGCTTGGAAAAATTCTTGAGGATTGTCTCCAAGCACACGTCCCAATATCTTTAACAATATCCTGAAGCTGTTGTACCCCAAACAAGGTtatattcttatttttatttgcaccctCTCCCTCTGATAGGAACTAGGGAGTGCCAATCATGCACACAGTAACACCGGTTTCTGTTggtagggtgtcagtgggagttcCTCAGGAAATGGTGCTTTGTAATTGTCCTAACCTTATCTAGCAGCTTCATCTGCTAAATCATACCAATCGGTGTCTCCATATTCACCTTCCTCCAGCTTTACAGATCCAAAAGCACGTATTATTCCTCGCTGTGCAGATTTCACAGCCATCATTAAATCACTGCACTGTTTCTTTAACCCTTCCACTTCATCCTTTGCTAGTTCAGCGGCTTCCTCttatttacttttttctttaaGTAATTTCTCACACTTTAACTGAAACTTGTTCATATGCATCAaatccatacccctctaacccTGTAGATCAGTAACCCTTTCTCTAAAGGTTTCTACCTTCTTTTGTGTTCTCTGTCTAGCCTATCTCACTCTGCTTTTGCTTTCCACCGACATTCGTTTTCTGTTTTCAATCTGTGCCCCTCTGCCTTAGCATTCTGTCGTATTTCTATCAAATCCTCAGTTAAACAGCCAACTGCTACTGGGTTTTGTAATTGTTTAAACTTCCTGCTCGACAGCTTCCCTTGGGCGATTTTCCACAGGGCATCCCCAGAAGTTTTCCCTTCCAGCTTGGGTGACTGACAAACCCCTCATGTTGCGGCCACTTCCCCAACATGTATTTCTGGAGGTATCCACTCCAATCAAAACAATCCAAATCCTTTGGACT is from Hypanus sabinus isolate sHypSab1 chromosome 5, sHypSab1.hap1, whole genome shotgun sequence and encodes:
- the LOC132394651 gene encoding plectin-like, which encodes MSAQSSIKSTPPSDRGSKPTSSKPTRALSGVPSAAMSARSGIKSMAPSDKGSRTTSSKSAQARAKAEAAKVRLHYAKQEAVLKMKLATREAEKAAREAERAARKAEAAKVLLRYARQEAVLKMKLATKEAEIQKERAAREAERAARQREEAAREAEIQKERAARQREEAAREAEEAAREAEIQKERAARQREEAAREAETQLEMAKISTELQVLQREREGEAAMAEAEYIEEAEGSRDLTAVRSTLERTRLERTSDYVQSQIDRQARLPSPYVFDNFPSYEEPQRVTIASHPYEEGNLPSRLRDEVKNERTDNAPSPPQQDGGEGEVHSRTTIVGSNCTEVCGQTQSSRSCSEICLTEVYPKEAQQDITKRKVTDETLGQSVFVQTEDGNKLAQSAQDTISLKPKDTKVVRDEANNGVVPLPIREPRQRSPDNKEQAVKRFTSLRKTRKRKPEMQQHTRLAHEVLCTLMAEVTAIINAQSFLPVSSDPENPFILSPSTLLTQKAGAPPPPGDFSDKNLYTRQWRQVQALANQFWPRWRQKYLPLLQQRQKWTEPRRNLQVEDLVLLRDKQATRNSWPTARITATFPSGDGHVRKIELKTTDQGDVKIYQRPVTEVILLLPND